Proteins found in one Pseudomonas sp. P8_241 genomic segment:
- the mnmC gene encoding bifunctional tRNA (5-methylaminomethyl-2-thiouridine)(34)-methyltransferase MnmD/FAD-dependent 5-carboxymethylaminomethyl-2-thiouridine(34) oxidoreductase MnmC, whose translation MKPVLPHAQLDWDDQGRPYSRVFDDVYFSDKSGLDETRYVFIEQNRLAERFAALRAGRRLVIGETGFGTGLNFLCAWQVFEQHAVADARLHFVSVEKYPLSHDDLQRALALWPELKVFADQLLAQYVAIHQGFQRVVLDNGRVTLTLLIGDALEQLPQLDAQIDAWFLDGFAPAKNPDMWTAELFAELARLAAPDSTISTFTSTGWVRRLLNAAGFKMKRTPGIGHKWEILRGEFLGWPESVPTPTQPKPWFSRPTPVAGERRALVIGAGLAGCASAASLAARGWQVTLLERHDALAQEASGNPQGVLYLKLSAHGTALSQLIVSGFGHTRRLLEHLHRGVDWDGCGVLQLAFNPKEAERQAQLAAAFPRDLLHELDRQQACEQAGVDLASGGLFYPQGGWVHPPALCQWQASHPNVQLLRHHDVLELRQVDDQWQAFSGDKLLASAPVVVLAGAAEIKRFEQSTDLPLKRIRGQITRLMQTTASQDLATVVCAEGYVAPARLGEHTLGASFDFNSDDLTPTTAEHLGNLQLLEEISSDLVDRLQVDQLAPEDLQGRAAFRCTSPDYLPIVGPLADGSAFNQAYAALGKDARQVPDAPCPWLDGLYINSGHGSRGLITAPLSGELLAAWLENEPLPLPRSVAEACHPNRFALRRLIRGS comes from the coding sequence TCGACTGGGATGACCAGGGTCGCCCGTATTCGCGGGTGTTCGATGATGTGTATTTCTCCGATAAATCGGGTCTGGACGAAACGCGCTACGTGTTTATCGAACAGAACCGTTTGGCCGAGCGCTTCGCCGCGCTGCGGGCTGGCAGGCGTCTGGTCATTGGCGAAACGGGTTTTGGTACGGGTCTGAATTTTCTGTGTGCCTGGCAGGTGTTCGAGCAACACGCCGTGGCGGATGCGAGATTGCATTTTGTCAGTGTCGAAAAGTACCCGCTGAGCCATGACGATCTGCAACGAGCCCTGGCGTTGTGGCCCGAACTGAAGGTATTTGCCGATCAACTGCTGGCGCAGTACGTGGCGATCCATCAAGGCTTCCAGCGCGTGGTGCTGGACAACGGCCGGGTTACCCTGACTCTGCTGATCGGCGATGCACTGGAACAATTGCCGCAACTCGATGCACAGATCGACGCCTGGTTTCTCGATGGATTTGCCCCGGCGAAAAACCCGGACATGTGGACCGCCGAACTGTTCGCCGAGCTGGCGCGCCTGGCCGCTCCCGACTCGACTATCAGCACGTTCACCAGCACCGGATGGGTTCGGCGCCTGCTGAATGCCGCGGGCTTCAAGATGAAACGAACGCCGGGTATCGGCCACAAATGGGAGATCCTGCGCGGTGAGTTTCTCGGCTGGCCGGAGTCAGTCCCCACGCCCACCCAACCAAAACCGTGGTTTTCGCGCCCGACACCTGTGGCTGGCGAGCGCCGCGCCCTCGTGATTGGCGCCGGTCTGGCCGGTTGTGCCAGTGCGGCAAGCCTGGCGGCGCGGGGCTGGCAAGTGACATTGCTGGAGCGTCACGATGCACTGGCGCAGGAGGCTTCGGGCAATCCGCAAGGCGTGCTGTACCTGAAACTGTCGGCCCATGGCACGGCGTTATCGCAACTGATTGTCAGCGGTTTCGGCCACACCCGACGCCTGTTGGAACACTTGCACCGCGGTGTCGATTGGGATGGCTGCGGGGTCCTGCAACTGGCGTTCAATCCCAAGGAAGCCGAGCGTCAGGCGCAATTGGCCGCCGCGTTCCCGCGAGATTTGCTGCATGAGCTGGATCGACAACAAGCCTGCGAACAGGCCGGCGTTGATCTGGCGAGCGGTGGCTTGTTCTACCCGCAGGGCGGCTGGGTTCATCCTCCGGCGCTGTGTCAATGGCAAGCCAGCCATCCCAATGTGCAATTGCTGCGTCACCATGACGTGCTGGAACTGCGCCAAGTCGACGACCAGTGGCAAGCCTTCTCTGGAGATAAGCTGCTCGCCAGCGCACCGGTCGTGGTGCTCGCCGGTGCAGCAGAGATCAAACGTTTCGAGCAAAGCACCGATCTGCCACTCAAGCGCATTCGCGGACAAATCACTCGCCTGATGCAAACCACCGCGAGCCAGGACCTGGCCACGGTGGTCTGCGCAGAAGGTTATGTGGCCCCGGCGCGGCTGGGTGAACACACCCTGGGTGCCAGCTTCGATTTCAACAGCGACGACCTGACACCGACCACCGCCGAACACTTGGGCAATCTGCAGTTACTGGAAGAAATCTCCAGCGATCTGGTCGACCGCTTGCAGGTCGACCAACTGGCTCCCGAAGATCTGCAAGGCCGCGCAGCCTTTCGTTGCACCAGCCCGGACTATCTGCCCATCGTCGGCCCTTTGGCCGACGGTTCCGCCTTCAACCAGGCCTATGCCGCACTAGGCAAGGACGCCCGGCAAGTGCCGGACGCTCCATGCCCATGGCTTGATGGCCTGTACATCAACAGCGGCCACGGTTCTCGAGGCCTGATCACGGCACCACTGTCTGGCGAACTGCTGGCGGCCTGGCTGGAGAACGAACCATTGCCGTTGCCTCGCAGCGTGGCCGAGGCTTGCCACCCCAACCGGTTTGCCTTGCGCCGACTGATTAGAGGCAGCTGA